The Leptospira wolbachii serovar Codice str. CDC genome segment CCGTTGTGGCTGGAGTTTTCAATCGAACCAGCATCTCTTTCCAATCTTGTGAATTTAGTTCCACAACCAAATGAGCATCCGTAAGTAAACCAGGAATGACTTCCGCCACGCCTTTTCGCAAATGGATGGTATAAGATTCTTTCGTATCAGAAAAAACAAATCCCACTTTTTCATCGGAATCGATACTTAAAGTCGGATCCAAATTGGTAACAAAGCTACTAAAGATAACTTTGACTGGATAACGTCGAAGTAATGCGGGACTTGGTCTTACTTTAATTTTAGCAACAAACTGCTTCCTTAATTCTAAAGCTTCCGTAAGATAATAGTGTTTGGCATTGGCATTTGATTCTGATTGGCCCAGTTTTTCTAAGGCCTCAATACGCAAGGAAACTACTTCAGTGAGTTTGGGATCATTCCGAAGGAGGTATCCAGACAAACTCAATACAGCTTGGTATTCTTTGGACTGTAACTTACTTTTTGTATATTTCAGTAGATTCTCTTTTCCTCCTGCCAGATCCACAATCAAATCAGCATAAGCCTTCCGATCCAGTGGTTGTAACTCCGCCGAGTCACCACTAAACCAACCCAAATTACCAGTAAATGCCGAACGAACCGACCAAGACACCTTTCCATACACTTCTTGCAAATAAGGAGATTTTTTCAAATGATCTGGAAGTTTTACAAACTCCACCAAATCATCCGGATGAAATCCAGCATTGATCCCACGAAGGGACTGGTCATGTACGAATTGTACGGCATCTCTATAATCAGTCACAACTTCCGATATGTATGTTTTGCCTGAGACTGGTTTTCCATGACTGGGGATGAGATACTCTGGTTTTAAGTTTCGAATGATATCCAAGGACTCGTACCAATGTTTCAAACTACGAAACCATATACCTCGAATTGTATATAAATTAGGAAATGCTTTATAAAAATTATCTCCAACAAATAAAACATTTTTTTCTGGATGATAAATATAAATTTGATCATCCGTTTCTCCAGGGGCATGGATTAATTTCAATTTTATACCTGCGACCTTAATTTCCAGGGTATCTCTAAATGTTTTTGTAGGCGGAACAAAATCTAATTTAGTATCTGCATTATAACCCTGGTAAGGTCCAATCCCGACATTAACTAAATCACTTTTCTCTAAATAATTTCCAAACATACGAGCACTTCTGGTTCCAATGATCGGAGTGGTTTCACTTGCCAATTTTTGTACTGTTGGAAGTAAACTCTCATGCGCATAAACCTCAGGAGACTGACCATCAGCAAATGTTTGCGAACCAAAAATATGATCCGGGTGACTATGGGTATAAATGATTGCTTTGATGGGTAAAGACGAAATCTTTCTAAAATCTTCTAACACTTGTTTAGATGCTTGTAATTCATCTAATGTATCAATGATAATCAGACCATCT includes the following:
- a CDS encoding alkyl sulfatase dimerization domain-containing protein, which codes for MKLTLNFLTLSIFLFQIFHCQITKPKEVSKNSHDVHLENFNAEFEKKIYEVVPGVYSAVGYGIANSMLLVGKDGLIIIDTLDELQASKQVLEDFRKISSLPIKAIIYTHSHPDHIFGSQTFADGQSPEVYAHESLLPTVQKLASETTPIIGTRSARMFGNYLEKSDLVNVGIGPYQGYNADTKLDFVPPTKTFRDTLEIKVAGIKLKLIHAPGETDDQIYIYHPEKNVLFVGDNFYKAFPNLYTIRGIWFRSLKHWYESLDIIRNLKPEYLIPSHGKPVSGKTYISEVVTDYRDAVQFVHDQSLRGINAGFHPDDLVEFVKLPDHLKKSPYLQEVYGKVSWSVRSAFTGNLGWFSGDSAELQPLDRKAYADLIVDLAGGKENLLKYTKSKLQSKEYQAVLSLSGYLLRNDPKLTEVVSLRIEALEKLGQSESNANAKHYYLTEALELRKQFVAKIKVRPSPALLRRYPVKVIFSSFVTNLDPTLSIDSDEKVGFVFSDTKESYTIHLRKGVAEVIPGLLTDAHLVVELNSQDWKEMLVRLKTPATTVLKFKFKKGNLISFVQFLKKFSPKEQILSSQIPAYQSIGK